A single uncultured Methanolobus sp. DNA region contains:
- a CDS encoding VIT and VWA domain-containing protein yields MCERIGRLAGGNFRLPVRLPSSSVLSFFLLLVLLLPGLLLLLSATVPPAAATADVDYMKVDIDINNGYVITTVEQKLTNNEDEADYDDFSIYKPEEAFISDFTLLINDKEYSSEVLPKGKAEKSMMEAVSQGKSAGLLTDEKDGRFEYALNIQAEQSIIVRMTYEQALKKTLGQYEYVQPLYIQHDLDDLIVNVDIVSENKILALETPGFNDTKISSVSNTEKRISYRSDSIPNRDMKIVFSTENPELTGDMLFYETAGQGYMMHIFSPTQEQLGTPAMNKDIIFVIDKSQSMRGTKIEQVKTVFSEIISDLPEEDRFNVIFFDNRILEYSDELMLANDENKEAAIDFVNSLDASGRTDIDGALVKALEMFDENSDSVPIVVFLTDGKPTSGVTSTESIREDISDENNVKAALFTIAFGIEKDEGYYDFLKILSLENYGKADSFSISDDSMEDISNFYDTISTPLMTDIEYDYDGKVTDIVYTGESSLFAGSDAIVLGKYTAGTGTISSTITGSTRTGAQQFSNSFVVRSGSANSFIPRLWAFENIMNLLDRIDVEGEDADLVEEVIDMSMEFGFVTPYTSLYVEMPQEEEPKPEPAAPPVSHGAVAEEVTEESVEEALLVEEMPLVEDETATVESDDGKETTDIEETPGFEIVYGFIAILMVLMRTDSRKEK; encoded by the coding sequence ATGTGTGAAAGAATCGGTCGTCTGGCCGGTGGTAATTTTAGGTTACCTGTGCGTTTGCCGTCATCATCGGTATTATCATTTTTTTTGTTATTGGTACTATTGTTGCCGGGGCTGCTGCTACTGCTGTCTGCAACAGTCCCTCCGGCTGCTGCTACGGCAGATGTTGATTATATGAAAGTTGACATCGACATCAATAACGGATATGTAATAACGACCGTTGAGCAGAAGCTGACCAATAATGAGGATGAAGCGGATTATGATGATTTCAGCATATACAAACCTGAAGAGGCGTTCATTTCTGATTTTACTCTGTTGATAAACGATAAGGAATACAGCTCGGAAGTCTTGCCGAAGGGAAAAGCTGAAAAGAGTATGATGGAAGCGGTTTCTCAGGGCAAGTCTGCCGGACTCCTGACTGATGAAAAGGACGGGAGATTTGAATATGCGCTGAACATTCAGGCAGAGCAGAGCATTATTGTCAGGATGACCTATGAGCAGGCGCTCAAAAAGACCCTTGGACAATATGAGTATGTGCAGCCGCTCTACATTCAACATGACCTTGATGACCTTATTGTTAATGTGGACATCGTATCTGAAAATAAGATACTCGCTCTGGAAACACCGGGTTTTAATGATACGAAGATAAGTTCAGTATCCAATACTGAGAAAAGGATAAGCTATCGCTCAGATTCAATTCCAAACCGTGATATGAAGATAGTTTTCAGCACGGAAAATCCGGAACTTACAGGAGATATGCTCTTTTACGAAACTGCCGGGCAGGGTTACATGATGCATATATTCTCACCTACTCAGGAACAACTTGGAACTCCTGCAATGAACAAAGATATTATTTTCGTGATAGATAAATCCCAGTCTATGAGGGGGACGAAGATCGAGCAGGTGAAGACCGTATTCTCTGAGATCATATCAGACCTGCCGGAAGAGGACAGGTTCAATGTCATCTTTTTCGATAACCGGATCCTTGAATATTCGGATGAGCTTATGCTGGCAAATGATGAAAATAAGGAAGCTGCCATAGATTTTGTAAACAGCCTTGATGCGAGTGGCAGAACAGATATTGATGGTGCTCTTGTAAAGGCACTTGAAATGTTCGATGAGAATAGTGACAGTGTTCCCATTGTTGTTTTCCTGACAGATGGTAAACCGACTTCAGGAGTCACATCCACAGAAAGCATACGTGAGGACATCAGTGATGAGAACAATGTGAAGGCTGCATTGTTTACTATTGCTTTTGGAATTGAGAAAGATGAAGGATATTATGATTTCCTTAAAATCCTGAGTCTTGAGAATTATGGAAAAGCAGACAGTTTTTCCATTTCCGATGATTCCATGGAAGATATCAGCAATTTCTATGATACAATTTCCACTCCCCTGATGACAGATATTGAGTACGATTATGACGGAAAGGTCACAGATATTGTGTACACAGGAGAAAGCAGTCTTTTTGCAGGTTCTGATGCCATCGTGCTTGGAAAATATACGGCTGGCACCGGAACTATCAGTTCCACCATAACAGGAAGCACACGTACCGGAGCACAGCAGTTCAGTAATAGTTTTGTTGTAAGATCTGGTTCAGCTAATTCTTTTATTCCCAGACTCTGGGCATTTGAGAATATCATGAATTTGCTTGACCGCATTGATGTTGAAGGTGAAGATGCGGACCTTGTTGAAGAGGTGATCGACATGTCAATGGAATTTGGGTTTGTAACGCCTTACACTTCCCTTTATGTTGAAATGCCGCAAGAGGAAGAACCTAAGCCTGAACCGGCTGCACCGCCCGTGAGTCATGGTGCTGTAGCTGAGGAGGTTACTGAAGAGTCTGTTGAGGAAGCGTTGCTCGTTGAAGAAATGCCGCTTGTGGAAGATGAGACTGCAACGGTAGAGTCTGATGATGGCAAAGAAACTACCGATATTGAAGAAACTCCAGGATTTGAGATCGTATACGGCTTTATTGCTATTCTTATGGTTTTGATGAGAACAGATAGCAGAAAAGAAAAGTAA
- the sfsA gene encoding DNA/RNA nuclease SfsA codes for MSPKISSSTTAPQKVLEIPTDTEGILIERPNRFLAIVEVDVNGTKSHEKVHVHDPGRLVDILYPGNRVLLRKASNPKRKTGWDMIAGRSGDNWILINSAFHRQISEWVILNNIIDLFSNADTVLPEQKFGESRLDYLLMKGDTDIWIEVKGCTLVEGKTASFPDAPTTRGKRHLDELIKARSEGNESAILILVLRPEAECFTANGIIDPDFAHTFEKALDAGVNVFPLLFSFENNTVIYHSQLPLCRNVLYEK; via the coding sequence ATGTCTCCAAAAATTTCCTCTTCGACAACGGCTCCCCAAAAAGTCCTTGAGATTCCCACAGATACTGAAGGTATCCTCATAGAAAGGCCGAATCGTTTTCTGGCCATTGTTGAGGTCGATGTGAACGGAACCAAAAGCCATGAAAAGGTACATGTCCACGACCCCGGCAGACTCGTAGACATACTTTATCCCGGAAACCGTGTACTGCTTAGAAAAGCCAGCAACCCAAAAAGAAAAACAGGCTGGGACATGATAGCCGGAAGGTCGGGAGATAACTGGATACTTATCAATTCAGCTTTTCACAGACAGATATCAGAATGGGTAATTCTGAATAACATCATCGACCTGTTCAGCAACGCAGACACTGTTCTGCCGGAGCAGAAATTCGGAGAGAGCAGGCTTGATTATCTCCTGATGAAAGGAGACACGGATATCTGGATCGAGGTCAAGGGCTGCACACTGGTAGAAGGGAAGACAGCATCTTTCCCGGATGCTCCAACAACCCGTGGAAAACGCCATCTTGATGAACTTATCAAAGCAAGGTCAGAAGGCAACGAGTCAGCAATCCTCATTCTGGTACTCAGACCTGAAGCAGAATGCTTCACTGCTAATGGTATAATTGATCCGGATTTCGCACATACTTTTGAAAAGGCACTTGATGCGGGCGTTAATGTGTTCCCGCTTTTGTTCTCATTTGAGAATAACACGGTTATATATCATTCACAGCTTCCGCTCTGCAGGAATGTTCTTTACGAAAAGTAA
- a CDS encoding PqqD family peptide modification chaperone, with amino-acid sequence MIEKQSGILTADTYTMDADAGLICDSSSPDNSAVPYFPFRISKDNGTWITKDPLSSEIQELNEAAYWLLKMCDGYRTLDEVITQLSTSFHADSDTVMDKSRPVLDELTARGLLWWRSERMNYWKVPAPAGVLWDLTSKCNLRCRHCVVSAGEQCSDELSFDDCCRLIDEFAELGVSQLILSGGEPMIRSDFFDIAEYAASRNLMIQVATNGTLIDEQAAGKLADIGARAQVSLDSSVPAIHDDFRQSSGSWQKTVNGIKLLVRAGVPVTMAAAVTTMNVNNIPELYELGKELGVQTFRILPFVPSGRGADALDLEVKPQRMRKLTEFLLGKRESDGPEIAPMEFECTFRPVPIQEVETGTETETENNTDIRIGCDGAIGYCTITSKGDVLPCNYFEGADVENVKDRSFRWIWDNSRFLNYFRSLKASDMKGECSRCQWLSVCRGSCIAANFTRRNIFQANCHCWLVNE; translated from the coding sequence GTGATAGAAAAGCAGTCAGGAATATTGACAGCAGACACCTATACAATGGATGCGGATGCCGGACTTATCTGTGACAGCAGTTCTCCGGACAACTCTGCTGTCCCTTATTTTCCTTTCAGGATAAGTAAGGATAATGGTACCTGGATAACTAAAGACCCGCTCAGTTCTGAAATCCAGGAACTGAATGAAGCTGCATACTGGCTTCTGAAAATGTGTGACGGCTACCGGACACTTGATGAAGTTATTACACAACTTAGTACATCTTTTCACGCTGACAGTGACACTGTAATGGATAAAAGCAGACCTGTCCTTGATGAACTCACAGCCAGGGGACTTTTGTGGTGGCGCAGTGAAAGGATGAACTACTGGAAAGTCCCTGCTCCTGCCGGTGTGCTCTGGGACTTGACATCGAAATGCAACCTGAGATGCAGACACTGCGTTGTAAGTGCAGGTGAGCAGTGCAGCGATGAGCTAAGTTTTGATGATTGTTGCAGGCTTATCGATGAGTTTGCAGAATTAGGAGTCAGTCAGTTGATACTTAGCGGCGGCGAACCTATGATCAGAAGTGACTTTTTTGATATCGCTGAATACGCAGCTTCCAGAAATTTAATGATACAGGTTGCCACCAACGGAACACTGATAGATGAACAGGCTGCCGGGAAACTTGCAGATATCGGAGCAAGAGCGCAGGTGAGCCTTGATTCAAGCGTTCCTGCTATTCATGATGATTTCCGCCAGTCTTCGGGTTCGTGGCAGAAAACCGTAAATGGAATTAAGTTGCTGGTTAGAGCCGGTGTTCCTGTAACGATGGCAGCCGCAGTAACTACAATGAATGTAAATAACATCCCTGAACTCTATGAACTTGGAAAAGAGCTTGGGGTGCAGACATTCAGAATCCTGCCCTTCGTTCCTTCAGGACGTGGAGCAGATGCTCTTGATCTGGAAGTAAAACCGCAAAGGATGCGGAAGCTGACAGAATTCCTGCTCGGTAAGCGGGAATCAGATGGTCCTGAGATCGCACCCATGGAATTTGAGTGTACCTTCCGGCCGGTTCCAATACAGGAAGTTGAGACTGGGACTGAAACTGAGACTGAGAATAATACGGACATTCGGATCGGATGTGATGGCGCCATCGGATACTGCACTATAACCTCAAAAGGAGATGTGCTCCCCTGTAACTATTTTGAAGGTGCCGATGTTGAAAATGTGAAAGACAGGTCTTTCAGGTGGATCTGGGACAATTCACGTTTCCTGAACTACTTCAGGAGCCTGAAAGCCTCGGATATGAAAGGTGAATGCAGCAGATGCCAGTGGCTTTCTGTTTGCAGAGGAAGCTGCATTGCGGCTAATTTCACAAGAAGGAATATCTTTCAGGCAAACTGTCACTGCTGGCTTGTTAATGAATAA
- a CDS encoding M4 family metallopeptidase — translation MYEPVRKQKDILDKLSSIDQNVDVKWDERTGIPLRLKGLLVKAEQKDPGRAAIEFMKANKDLYLLNSVSKEMLVKRIDTDRIGARHVRMQQMYKELPVFGSEIIVHIDAEDNIKGTTGKLIPEPDLPDKAKISEEEAMKIVLGDNRNNTKGKLHAEPTLMVLSQFIEKPHLVWHVTVNGTDKDLAGDDTPAKWEYFVDAMTGKVVWKYNNEQTHTRTTGSGIGKYAGSVTINTLHDHGTAKYLLEDQWVPSSARVITHDANGGYPPAPVSEDDNNNWSSSGQGPEVDCHLYTRMVFDYFFTVHGRDSYDNAGADMHIYANCGVNWNNASWNGSYVKIGNGDGIRSDPYSALDVIAHEWTHAVTEYTADLVYSGESGALNESMSDVFSCLIAGNWIYGEEPWLLASAPGSRNLEDPTNGGLYDPADPITSVLAGHQPDHMTDKYTGAQDYGGVHINSGIMNKAAYLIATGGTHRGIRICEGLGRDVLGLIYYQALTTHLVSSSDFSDMRDAVLDSLDDLYAANPHYARWRASIINAFAAVGIGTSVICPFTCWIAPMICPPSPHILCPPAPGFICPPAPYICPPAPDFICPPSPMVVCPPSPYIACPPSPGLSCLPGPDPLPYDPYIRVKNPIITLKTDIIEIVGIGPETAILFKGRSISTLGDFLKATENAKKITELSKTLGISENRIHDWRKKTLVMLGEIK, via the coding sequence ATGTATGAACCTGTCAGGAAACAAAAGGATATACTCGATAAGCTTAGTAGCATCGACCAGAATGTAGATGTCAAATGGGATGAGCGTACAGGCATTCCACTTAGACTTAAAGGCTTGCTTGTAAAAGCAGAACAGAAGGATCCGGGAAGAGCTGCCATAGAATTTATGAAAGCTAACAAAGACCTCTATCTGCTAAATTCTGTCAGTAAGGAAATGCTTGTTAAAAGGATCGATACTGACCGTATCGGTGCCAGACATGTGCGCATGCAGCAGATGTACAAAGAACTGCCTGTTTTTGGGAGCGAGATAATAGTCCACATTGATGCCGAAGACAACATAAAAGGGACTACAGGAAAGCTTATTCCTGAACCGGACCTGCCGGACAAGGCTAAGATCTCAGAAGAAGAAGCTATGAAAATCGTTCTTGGGGACAACAGGAACAATACTAAAGGAAAACTGCATGCAGAACCGACACTGATGGTCCTGTCGCAATTTATTGAAAAGCCACATCTTGTATGGCATGTGACGGTTAACGGAACCGACAAGGATCTTGCCGGGGATGACACGCCTGCCAAATGGGAATATTTTGTTGATGCGATGACCGGAAAAGTGGTCTGGAAATATAATAATGAGCAGACCCATACAAGAACCACGGGTTCAGGAATCGGAAAATATGCAGGTTCCGTAACCATCAACACACTACATGATCACGGCACAGCCAAATACCTGCTTGAGGATCAATGGGTACCAAGTTCTGCAAGAGTTATTACCCATGATGCCAACGGCGGCTATCCTCCTGCCCCGGTTTCGGAAGATGACAATAATAACTGGTCTTCTTCCGGACAGGGCCCTGAAGTTGATTGTCACCTCTATACCAGAATGGTGTTCGACTATTTCTTTACCGTACACGGACGTGACAGCTATGATAACGCAGGAGCTGATATGCATATTTACGCCAACTGCGGAGTCAACTGGAATAATGCCTCATGGAATGGCAGTTATGTAAAAATAGGAAACGGTGACGGCATACGCTCTGACCCGTACTCTGCCCTTGATGTGATAGCACACGAGTGGACACATGCTGTGACCGAATACACCGCAGACCTTGTGTACAGCGGGGAATCGGGTGCGCTCAACGAGTCCATGTCCGATGTGTTTTCCTGTCTGATAGCCGGTAACTGGATCTACGGTGAAGAGCCATGGCTGCTGGCATCGGCACCCGGATCACGTAATCTGGAGGATCCTACCAACGGAGGACTCTATGACCCCGCCGACCCGATAACCAGTGTACTTGCTGGCCATCAGCCGGACCATATGACCGATAAGTACACCGGAGCACAGGACTATGGTGGAGTCCACATCAACAGCGGAATAATGAACAAGGCTGCTTACCTGATAGCTACCGGAGGAACACACAGAGGAATCAGGATATGCGAAGGACTTGGACGTGACGTACTCGGACTTATCTATTACCAGGCACTTACAACACACCTGGTATCAAGTTCGGATTTCAGCGACATGAGGGACGCAGTTCTTGATTCACTTGATGACCTCTACGCCGCTAATCCTCATTATGCACGCTGGAGAGCAAGCATTATCAATGCTTTTGCTGCTGTGGGAATTGGCACGTCTGTGATATGTCCGTTCACATGCTGGATAGCACCAATGATCTGTCCGCCATCACCACACATACTATGTCCGCCTGCACCGGGATTTATATGCCCACCGGCACCTTACATCTGTCCGCCTGCACCGGACTTCATATGCCCTCCATCGCCAATGGTAGTCTGTCCACCGTCACCATACATAGCCTGTCCGCCATCTCCGGGACTTTCATGTTTGCCAGGACCGGACCCACTGCCATATGATCCGTACATCCGTGTCAAGAACCCGATCATTACACTGAAGACCGACATCATAGAGATCGTGGGTATCGGACCGGAAACCGCGATCCTGTTCAAAGGACGCTCCATATCAACCCTTGGAGACTTCCTGAAAGCAACAGAGAACGCAAAGAAGATAACTGAACTTTCAAAGACACTGGGAATCTCAGAGAACAGGATACATGACTGGAGAAAGAAGACGCTTGTGATGCTCGGGGAAATCAAGTGA
- a CDS encoding uracil-xanthine permease family protein yields the protein MKRIVLGFQHVLAMFGATVTVPLVVGSAIGLSLSEIAVMMQAVLFAMGIATLLQTFIGSKFPIVQGSSFAFIPGLIAIGSGLGLAAAEGALIVGGIIEGLTGALGLIGKLKKLFSPLVTGITIMLVGFSLANVAVMYTFNYYADAAGTSILPSSIIALATFITTILVALKAKGTYKTMPVIAGVIVGYILSMAFGLVDFSLVKSMPILSLPKLLPWGTPVFDISAIIILLFAFMVSIIESVGDYHAISTIADLPIDNKKINNGIASEGLSCSIAGVFGACGTTSYSENIGLVALTRVSSVQVVQIGAGILILFSLIPKFSGLLASIPAPVLGGLTTALYGMIGVTGLKLIKDRVELNDRNTLILASSLVLGLGAPQLPAEFLANFPQIIASILESGMAVGAISAIVMDQLLK from the coding sequence ATGAAGCGGATCGTTTTAGGATTCCAGCACGTGCTGGCCATGTTCGGTGCCACGGTGACAGTTCCTCTGGTTGTTGGTTCTGCCATTGGGCTCTCACTTTCGGAAATTGCAGTGATGATGCAGGCTGTTCTTTTTGCAATGGGAATTGCAACCCTGCTGCAGACATTTATCGGTTCTAAGTTCCCAATTGTGCAGGGTTCAAGTTTTGCATTCATTCCGGGTCTCATCGCTATTGGTTCCGGTCTCGGTCTTGCGGCCGCAGAAGGAGCTTTGATCGTTGGCGGTATCATTGAAGGACTGACCGGTGCTTTAGGTCTTATCGGTAAACTGAAAAAACTCTTCTCCCCGCTTGTTACGGGAATAACCATTATGCTTGTGGGTTTCTCACTTGCCAATGTGGCTGTCATGTACACGTTCAACTACTACGCTGACGCAGCCGGTACAAGTATCCTGCCTTCTTCTATAATTGCCCTTGCAACATTCATTACAACAATTCTTGTTGCGCTCAAGGCAAAAGGAACATACAAGACAATGCCGGTTATTGCAGGTGTTATTGTAGGGTACATTCTGAGTATGGCATTCGGTCTTGTGGATTTCAGTCTTGTGAAGAGCATGCCGATATTAAGTCTTCCGAAACTTCTCCCCTGGGGAACTCCGGTATTTGACATCAGTGCTATCATAATCCTGCTCTTTGCCTTCATGGTAAGCATTATTGAGAGTGTGGGCGACTATCACGCAATTTCAACCATCGCTGACCTGCCAATTGATAATAAGAAGATAAACAATGGTATAGCTTCAGAAGGTCTTTCATGTTCCATTGCAGGTGTTTTCGGTGCATGCGGCACAACCAGTTATTCTGAGAATATCGGTCTTGTGGCTCTGACAAGGGTTTCCAGTGTTCAGGTCGTGCAGATAGGTGCCGGAATTCTCATCCTGTTCTCACTGATACCAAAGTTCTCAGGTCTTCTTGCATCCATTCCTGCACCGGTTCTCGGAGGACTTACAACAGCGCTCTACGGAATGATCGGTGTTACAGGTCTGAAACTAATCAAGGACAGAGTGGAGCTTAACGACAGGAACACGCTGATCCTTGCAAGTTCACTGGTTCTGGGACTTGGAGCTCCTCAGCTTCCTGCAGAGTTCCTTGCAAATTTCCCGCAGATAATTGCAAGCATACTCGAATCTGGAATGGCAGTCGGCGCTATTTCAGCAATAGTAATGGACCAGTTGCTCAAATAG
- the upp gene encoding uracil phosphoribosyltransferase, protein MIEDKRWEGVYSFEDSPYLMEILTELRSKETENIRFRKGLVKLGRYMGYEFTKTMDFKKVKIETPLENTEGIASGDRDHVYIITVLRVAIPLMEGLIKTLEHSRVGIVSASRGKAPDFNIEMSYIKVPHMREEDTVIVCDPMIATGSTLLKTVSEIKKCGNPKRIVIIGVLAAPEGISALKEELPDVEIYVTKIDRELNDKGYILPGLGDAGDRAFGEPINISMLPMMHNLE, encoded by the coding sequence ATGATAGAAGATAAAAGATGGGAAGGTGTGTATTCCTTTGAAGATTCTCCATATCTGATGGAGATACTGACAGAGCTTCGTTCTAAAGAAACAGAGAATATAAGGTTCAGGAAAGGTCTTGTGAAACTTGGAAGATACATGGGTTATGAGTTCACAAAGACCATGGATTTCAAAAAAGTGAAGATAGAGACTCCTCTTGAGAACACGGAAGGCATTGCTTCCGGTGACAGGGATCATGTGTATATCATCACTGTGCTCAGGGTTGCAATTCCACTCATGGAAGGTCTTATCAAGACACTGGAGCATTCAAGGGTAGGTATTGTCTCTGCTTCCCGTGGCAAGGCTCCGGATTTCAATATTGAGATGAGCTACATAAAAGTTCCTCATATGAGGGAAGAGGACACTGTCATTGTCTGTGACCCGATGATCGCTACAGGTTCAACTCTTCTGAAGACCGTTTCTGAAATTAAGAAATGCGGAAACCCGAAGAGGATCGTCATTATCGGTGTGCTTGCGGCTCCAGAAGGTATAAGCGCTTTGAAAGAAGAACTTCCAGATGTTGAGATATATGTCACGAAGATCGACAGGGAACTCAACGATAAAGGCTACATCCTTCCTGGTCTTGGAGATGCAGGTGACAGAGCATTCGGAGAGCCTATCAATATCTCAATGCTTCCAATGATGCACAATCTGGAATAA
- a CDS encoding protease inhibitor I42 family protein produces the protein MNIRLLTVTAVIFLVCMASGCVSDNDGTGGNASVDDNSTATQNTGEQTGNTDNAEVTNSDIAIGTMTAVTHSFSENDSQSTVYAIIGDLIIVELEENPTTGYSWNMTYSKGLEVQEDAYTQASANVSLVGAGGSHTWIFEVTDTGEQSISGIYVRPWEEVTGNEDSYELTIEVIPESELITDTGTVTYNDLEGGFYGIVGTDDAKYDTMNLPAEFSTDGTEVRFTAYTRDDMMSFHMWGQIIELRTISPVL, from the coding sequence ATGAACATCAGATTACTTACAGTTACAGCAGTTATCTTTCTGGTATGCATGGCTTCCGGCTGCGTATCAGACAATGATGGTACAGGCGGTAACGCCAGCGTTGACGACAACAGCACCGCAACACAGAATACAGGAGAACAGACAGGAAACACCGATAATGCTGAAGTCACTAATTCAGACATTGCCATAGGCACAATGACAGCAGTTACTCATAGTTTTTCAGAGAACGACAGCCAGAGTACAGTCTATGCCATTATTGGAGATCTAATTATAGTTGAACTTGAAGAGAATCCCACAACCGGTTACTCATGGAATATGACATACAGTAAAGGACTTGAGGTTCAGGAGGATGCATATACCCAGGCAAGCGCTAATGTAAGCCTTGTTGGTGCAGGCGGTTCTCATACATGGATCTTTGAAGTCACTGACACAGGTGAGCAAAGCATATCCGGAATTTACGTGCGTCCGTGGGAAGAGGTTACAGGAAACGAAGACAGCTATGAACTAACTATCGAAGTAATTCCGGAAAGCGAACTCATAACTGACACAGGAACTGTGACATACAACGACCTTGAAGGCGGATTTTATGGAATTGTAGGAACAGATGATGCAAAATATGATACTATGAACCTTCCTGCTGAATTCAGTACAGACGGAACAGAAGTCAGATTCACAGCCTATACACGTGATGATATGATGAGTTTCCACATGTGGGGACAGATAATAGAACTAAGAACGATCAGTCCTGTACTGTAA
- a CDS encoding carboxymuconolactone decarboxylase family protein, with translation MRMLEEFFPEFTEKLDEIDKLYAEKRPVDEKTYQFLCFALSIKARSKPCVLKHFKGALDAGATVKELSYILALTMREAAGADDCWTHDVIGDWKEIMKGNVCCSCSVEDKK, from the coding sequence ATGAGGATGCTAGAAGAGTTCTTCCCGGAATTTACCGAAAAACTTGATGAGATCGACAAACTTTACGCTGAAAAAAGACCTGTAGATGAGAAAACATACCAGTTCCTCTGCTTTGCACTTTCCATCAAAGCAAGGTCAAAACCATGTGTCCTTAAACATTTCAAGGGCGCACTGGATGCCGGAGCAACCGTAAAGGAACTTTCATACATACTCGCACTCACCATGAGAGAAGCTGCAGGTGCTGATGACTGCTGGACCCATGATGTTATAGGTGACTGGAAAGAGATAATGAAAGGCAACGTCTGTTGCAGTTGTTCAGTTGAGGATAAGAAATAG
- a CDS encoding EamA family transporter — protein sequence MSQGSKKAYFELITGSVMFGLLGVFVDYLKAVPTGPMVFYKQLFGLLSLLIFIVLTGKLSQIVPRRKKKYLLLLGLINTFTIFSYFTCIKYTSFSVAILMLYTAPMYVTILSPLVLKEKITKKGVVALILSLTGLLFIIDTGNVVAGLSLGMNGGNGGGSYLLGIAAGILSGFAFGSEIVIIRYIKDDYSSVALLFWYTLIGVVLLLPLSGGVPDAVIIDNMPMLIFFGIINTALAALLYVSGISQIEAQKGSILALLEPVSGIFFDFTIVHTPLIMNTVIGCVFILFGAYIAVMEKSPKIFGKYFKIQV from the coding sequence ATGAGTCAGGGTTCTAAAAAAGCGTATTTTGAACTGATAACAGGCTCGGTCATGTTTGGACTTCTGGGAGTTTTCGTTGATTACCTGAAAGCTGTCCCCACAGGCCCAATGGTATTTTACAAGCAGCTTTTTGGTTTGCTTTCACTGCTCATTTTCATCGTATTGACCGGAAAGCTATCCCAGATCGTACCTCGCAGGAAAAAGAAATATCTTCTACTTCTTGGATTGATCAATACATTCACGATATTTTCGTACTTCACCTGTATCAAATATACCAGTTTTTCAGTTGCCATACTCATGCTTTATACTGCGCCTATGTATGTAACCATACTTTCACCGCTTGTATTGAAAGAAAAAATAACAAAAAAAGGTGTAGTTGCATTGATACTGTCTTTAACCGGCCTTCTTTTTATCATTGATACAGGAAATGTTGTAGCCGGGCTTAGCTTAGGAATGAACGGAGGGAATGGAGGTGGTAGTTACCTTTTAGGAATTGCCGCCGGGATCCTGTCAGGATTTGCATTTGGAAGCGAGATAGTAATTATAAGATACATCAAGGATGATTACTCAAGTGTCGCCCTGCTTTTCTGGTATACTTTGATTGGAGTGGTTTTGTTGCTCCCTCTATCCGGCGGTGTTCCGGATGCAGTCATAATTGATAACATGCCAATGCTGATCTTCTTTGGTATCATCAATACAGCTCTTGCAGCACTTCTTTATGTCAGCGGTATTTCCCAGATAGAAGCTCAGAAGGGAAGTATTCTTGCTCTGCTGGAACCGGTGAGCGGAATATTCTTTGATTTCACCATTGTTCACACTCCACTGATTATGAATACTGTTATTGGATGCGTGTTCATCCTGTTTGGAGCTTATATCGCAGTGATGGAAAAAAGTCCGAAGATATTTGGAAAATACTTTAAGATACAGGTTTGA
- a CDS encoding VOC family protein, translating to MPAFIHIDIPTDNVERARKFYSDIFEWTFEKPAPDMEYYLFSTKDLDGNEGIRGGMGLRGEPDQRIAAYIGVDSIDKYASKIEQAGGKVLNKMPVPGWGALAICIDTEGNLFGLWEDVKEKETK from the coding sequence ATGCCTGCGTTCATACATATAGATATACCAACAGATAATGTAGAAAGAGCCAGAAAATTCTATTCCGATATTTTTGAATGGACCTTTGAAAAACCTGCACCGGATATGGAGTACTACCTGTTCAGCACTAAAGACCTTGATGGTAATGAAGGTATTCGCGGAGGTATGGGACTTCGCGGCGAACCGGACCAGAGAATAGCTGCGTACATCGGGGTAGATTCTATCGATAAATATGCATCTAAGATCGAACAGGCAGGTGGTAAAGTCCTGAACAAAATGCCGGTTCCAGGGTGGGGAGCTCTTGCCATCTGTATTGATACGGAAGGAAATCTCTTCGGTCTTTGGGAGGATGTGAAAGAGAAGGAAACAAAATAA